In a single window of the Carassius auratus strain Wakin unplaced genomic scaffold, ASM336829v1 scaf_tig00215230, whole genome shotgun sequence genome:
- the LOC113094027 gene encoding salivary glue protein Sgs-4-like, with protein sequence MAVDKSAYPASCDLRPATCVMRHATCVMRPASCDLRLASCVMRPETCYLRYATCVMRHSSCDLRPATCVMRPTTCVIRPATCVMRPASCDLRHATCVMRPTTCVIRPATCVMRPASCDLRPASCDLRPASCDLRHVSCVLRPASCDLLPASCDLRPASCDLRPASCDLRHVSCILRPASCDLRHATYYLRHATYYLRHATCVLRHASCDLRPATCVLRPASCDLRPATCVMRPASCVLRPATCVMRPASCVLRPTTCVMRPVSCVMRPATHRAASSATCVLQPASCDLHPASGDLRN encoded by the coding sequence ATGGCCGTAGATAAGTCCGCTTATCCTGCGTCCTGCGACCTGCGTCCTGCGACCTGCGTCATGCGTCATGCGACCTGCGTCATGCGACCTGCGTCATGCGACCTGCGTCTTGCGTCCTGCGTCATGCGACCTGAGACCTGCTACCTGCGTTATGCGACCTGTGTCATGCGTCATTCGTCCTGCGACCTGCGTCCTGCGACCTGCGTCATGCGACCTACGACCTGCGTCATTCGTCCTGCGACCTGCGTCATGCGACCTGCGTCATGCGACCTGCGTCATGCGACCTGCGTCATGCGACCTACGACCTGCGTCATTCGTCCTGCGACCTGCGTCATGCGACCTGCGTCATGCGACCTACGACCTGCGTCATGCGACTTGCGTCCTGCGTCATGCGACCTGCGTCATGTGTCCTGCGTCCTGCGACCTGCGTCATGCGACTTACTACCTGCGTCATGCGACCTACGACCTGCGTCATGCGACTTGCGTCCTGCGTCATGCGACCTGCGTCATGTGTCCTGCATCCTGCGACCTGCGTCCTGCGACCTGCGTCATGCGACCTACTACCTGCGTCATGCGACCTACTACCTGCGTCATGCGACCTGCGTCCTGCGTCATGCGTCCTGCGACCTGCGTCCTGCGACCTGCGTCCTGCGACCTGCGTCATGCGACCTACGTCCTGCGACCTGCGTCATGCGACCTGCGTCATGTGTCCTGCGTCCTGCGACCTGCGTCATGCGACCTGCGTCATGCGTCCTGCGACCTACGACCTGCGTCATGCGACCTGTGTCATGCGTCATGCGTCCTGCGACGCATAGAGCAGCAAGTTCTGCGACCTGCGTTCTGCAACCTGCGTCATGTGACCTGCATCCGGCGTCCGGCGACCTGCgaaattaa